CAAGGTGGCGGTTTTGCAGGCCCGGCGGATTTACAGGGAGCAGAACAGCCCGGGCTTTGAGCTGATCACCGAGGGCAACCTGCTGTCCTCGTTTCTGGAGCTTCTGATTTATCAGGGGGTGAGCCGATGAACGCCGTCCTGAAATCCATTTTCCATAACGGAATTTCTTCTTCTGAAGAGATCGTCCCCAAAGACCCGGAGTATCGCGCCGTCAATCGGAAAATCGGCGTGCTTCGCCTTATGGTTTCAGGCTGGGCGCTTCGCTCGCGGGAGAGGTTTATACACGCGAAGAATAGCGGCTGAAGCCGACCGCATGAAACCTGTTGGCAAAAGGCTCGGATTTGTGCCGCATCGAAAAGCGTAAGATAAAGTAACAGGGAATGCCGGTTCCGGCATTCCCTGTTACTTTATCTCCTGTTCCAGCCCGTCGAACTCCGGCGAACAGAAAAATTCCCCTAATGTAATTTCCAACCCGTCGCATATTTTCTTTATGGTGGCGACTTCAGGGCTTTTGCTTTTGTCTCCTAAAATACTGTAAACGGTGGAGCGGTCTATGCCGCAAAGATATGCGAGGCTGCTGGGGTTTAAATTCCGTTCCTTACACAGCAATTTTATCCGTCTTGAAATAGCGTCTTTCAGTTTAATAGGATCCCCTCCTTGTGCAATATATCCCACATTCATTTTATCAATGATTCCTGTATTTTTTGCGGGACTTGTCCCACAAACGGAAATGTGGTATTGTAGGATATATCCCACAGAAAGGAGAATTATTGATGGGAGATAAAATCTGCTGTTTTGCGGGGCACAGAACATTGCCCGCAGATAAAATCAGCCATATTCTGAAAAGGCTACATGAGGAAATAGAAAAGCAGATTCAATCGGGAATAACCACTTTTATCTCGGGCGGTGCGTTAGGGTTTGATCAAATGGCGGCGGCTTTTATCGCCGCCAAAAAGGAGACGGGATACGCGATTGATCTGATATTGGCATTACCTTGCAGAGATCAAGACGCTCGATGGGATAGTAAAGCCAGGAACCTGTACCGTTATTTGCTGAAGAGTGCGGACGAAGTTGTGTATGTTTCCGACGCCTACACGGTTGATTGTATGAAAAAACGAAACCGTTATATGGTTGACCACTCGACACATTGTATTTGTGCCTTGTTGAGAAATTAAAGCGGTACGGCGCAGACAGTTCATTATGCCAAGCAAAGAGGCTTGGACATTGTGAATATCGCCGAATAGTTCCACTGACATCGGGCCAGGCAGGCCCACGCAAAATAAAAACCGAAAAATCGGAGGGCCGCAACTGCGGCGCCCTCCGATTTTTTCTATATTTTTACAAAAAAGGAGAAAGGCTTGCCGGATTCCGCGTTCCGGATAAATCCGGAAAAAAGAATGGAAAAAAATGAGAAATTTTTTAATATTTAGAAACCCGTGGCGACGAGATAAAAGAAACGGCTCAAACTGTTAAATCGAGCCTTTTGACGACAGATTTGACAACATAAAAGCAGCCGCTTCAACAAAGATTAAGGGTTGAAAGGAGGTGAATGATTGAAAAAATCAGAAAAATTTTTTAAAAGGCTGGCATCTCTTTTCACTGCTCTTGTCTTTTGCTGCGGGGCGGCAGTCGGGTATTACCATTATACTCTGCCCGATGATTATCGGGTGACGGCGGGCAGCAGCCTCAGGCTGGACCGCTTCGGCGTCAGCATCGTCAATGCCCGGAGCAAACAGGAAATCACGGCTTCTTCCCTGAGGGCGCCGAATCAGAGCTATCAGGCGCAACTGATGCTTTTTCATGCGGTGCCGATCAAAAAGGTAAAAGTCAATGTGGTGGAAGAAAAACTTCTGGTGCCTTGCGGAACTCCTTTCGGCATCAAGTTATTTACCAACGGCGTTGTGATCGTCGGCGTGGCCGACATTGAAAGCGCAGGAAAAACCGTCAATCCCGCGGCCGTGGCGGGTTTGAAAATCGGCGACATCATCACGGACATCAATGGAAAAAAGGTCAGCCAGAAAAATCAGGTGGCTGAAATCATCGAATCCAGCGGCGGAAAGCCGCTGAAATTTTCCGTCATACGGAACGAGGAAAAGCTGACCGCCACTTTAAAGCCGATTCTGTCCGATGTGGACGAAAGCTATAAAGGCGGGCTTTGGGTGCGCGACAGCACGGCCGGCATCGGCACGGTGACATTTTACGATCC
This window of the Ruminococcaceae bacterium BL-6 genome carries:
- a CDS encoding Transcriptional regulator, producing the protein MNVGYIAQGGDPIKLKDAISRRIKLLCKERNLNPSSLAYLCGIDRSTVYSILGDKSKSPEVATIKKICDGLEITLGEFFCSPEFDGLEQEIK
- a CDS encoding protein of unknown function (Evidence 5 : Unknown function); the protein is MNAVLKSIFHNGISSSEEIVPKDPEYRAVNRKIGVLRLMVSGWALRSRERFIHAKNSG
- a CDS encoding Stage IV sporulation protein B; this encodes MKKSEKFFKRLASLFTALVFCCGAAVGYYHYTLPDDYRVTAGSSLRLDRFGVSIVNARSKQEITASSLRAPNQSYQAQLMLFHAVPIKKVKVNVVEEKLLVPCGTPFGIKLFTNGVVIVGVADIESAGKTVNPAAVAGLKIGDIITDINGKKVSQKNQVAEIIESSGGKPLKFSVIRNEEKLTATLKPILSDVDESYKGGLWVRDSTAGIGTVTFYDPSTGTFGGLGHGICDVDTNKLMPFGSGEVVPVTISGVIRGQKGRAGELRGYFNSDLPIGKLAENTPSGVYGTLNSSPVSGEAIKVAAKHEVKTGPARIYTTIDGGSPQAYDIRIESINYHDDAQTKNLVICVTDPELLKKTGGIVQGMSGSPIIQNGMLVGAVTHVFVNDPARGYGILAENMAEISQKVNTDLDKKAS
- a CDS encoding conserved protein of unknown function (Evidence 4 : Unknown function but conserved in other organisms); translated protein: MGDKICCFAGHRTLPADKISHILKRLHEEIEKQIQSGITTFISGGALGFDQMAAAFIAAKKETGYAIDLILALPCRDQDARWDSKARNLYRYLLKSADEVVYVSDAYTVDCMKKRNRYMVDHSTHCICALLRN